In a genomic window of Diabrotica undecimpunctata isolate CICGRU chromosome 2, icDiaUnde3, whole genome shotgun sequence:
- the LOC140433609 gene encoding uncharacterized protein, with product MFQAEIRAIDIRAQEFLNRDTRSVNVFILSNNQVALKVIKLFTSRSKFVWDCKQYLKKMAKHNKVTLMWVPGYKGIAGNTEGDSLAKELGVLIPHFRVQNPSVNYQKATSERNYGPGNSTNSIKITLVKYTNQKASKKAHKSVAYK from the coding sequence ATGTTTCAGGCAGAAATACGTGCTATAGACATTAGAGCCCAAGAATTTCTCAACCGAGACACTCGTAGCGTAAACGTCTTTATTTTATCCAACAACCAAGTCGCCTTAAAGGTTATAAAGTTATTTACTTCTAGGTCAAAGTTtgtttgggactgtaaacaataTCTCAAGAAAATGGCGAAACACAACAAAGTAACTTTGATGTGGGTGCCAGGTTACAAGGGAATAGCAGGAAATACGGAAGgtgacagcctcgcaaaagaacTTGGGGTGCTAATACCCCATTTTCGGGTCCAGAACCCTTCTGTGAACTATCaaaaagccacatcagagaggaactaCGGACCTGGAAACTCAACTAACTCAATCAAGATTACACTTGTCAAATACACCAATcaaaaggcaagcaaaaaggctcataaaagtgtcgcctacaAATAG